The following coding sequences lie in one Helicoverpa zea isolate HzStark_Cry1AcR chromosome 14, ilHelZeax1.1, whole genome shotgun sequence genomic window:
- the LOC124636559 gene encoding uncharacterized protein LOC124636559, with protein sequence MYVCTSVRPLSACELQFRRKALRDAVICIGWLKLLSLFCYLGIYLLVFIHSKGKWSSIIQLMVLIVIPFQIINGILLFLGALEIKVLALELALWLCVLLAAYNTVLGLIGGIYFIRTGFLTVHFLLSLMFAIQSLSIFTVLCHDVIVIYTFRSLVQSPPPGPPQPSTVMPTPSLPSNDAQSRNPSWA encoded by the exons ATGTACGTTTGCACGTCTGTTAGGCCTTTAAGCGCTTGTGAACTGCAGTTTAGGAGGAAAGCTCTCCGAGACGCAGTTATTTGTATTGGTTGGCTGAAACTT ctgtCCCTGTTTTGTTACTTAGGCATCTATTTATTAGTATTCATTCACAGTAAAGGAAAATGGTCAAGTATAATCCAATTGATGGTACTAATAGTTATACCATTTCAAATTATTAACGGAATACTATTATTCTTAGGAGCCTTAGAG ataaaAGTATTGGCCTTAGAATTAGCACTATGGTTATGTGTATTACTGGCCGCGTACAATACTGTTTTGGGACTGATCGGAGGAATATATTTCATACGAACTGGGTTTCTGACAGTGCATTTCTTGCTGTCACTCATGTTTGCAATCCAATCCTTGAGTATATTTA CGGTTTTGTGCCATGATGTGATAGTAATATACACATTCAGATCATTGGTGCAAAGCCCACCTCCGGGACCCCCTCAGCCTTCGACAGTAATGCCAACACCTTCATTACCTTCCAACGATGCGCAGAGCAGAAATCCGAGTTGGGCGTGA